The DNA region ATCGAGAGACTGACTTCATCGATCTTCTTCTCCGATCCGGTTTCAATCCTTCTTGCCGGAAGCCTCATGGAACCTCGACCCATAAGTTTATGGATAACATGCCCTTAGTATCGTAGAATACCTCGAAAATCGCACGGAGGAGCCATGCCGGCCGACGAAAGCAATCCGGAACATACGGTCATCACGCGCGTGGACGATCTCTCCTTGCCGGACGAAAAATACGCCCACCTGGTCTTCCTGGCCGGTCCCCAGATGGGCCAGATGCACCTGCTCAAGGAGGGACGCGTCGTGCTCGGGCGCTCCGCCGACGCCGACATCCCCATCGCCGACCTGGGAATCTCGCGCCGCCATTGCCAAATCGACTACTCGGACGGGGTCACCGTCATCAAGGACCTGGGAAGCACCAACGGGACCTTCGTGAACGGCCACCGCATCCAGGAACGGCAGCTCGGCGACGGCGACAAGGTCCAGCTCTCCACCTCGACCATCTTCAAATACACCTACCAGGGACGGGCCGAAAACGTCTTCCATCAGGAAATCTACAAGATGGCGACGACGGACGCCCTCACGGGGGCCTATAACAAGAGATACTTCGAGGAACGGGTGCGCGAGGAGTTCAGCTTCGCGCTGAGAAACAACGTCCCGCTGTCCCTCGTCCTTTTCGACCTCGACCACTTCAAGAGGGTCAACGACGAGCACGGGCACCCGGCCGGCGACCACGTCCTGAAACACGTCGGAGGGATCGCACGCTCCATCGTGCGCCAGGAGGATATCCTGGCGCGCTACGGCGGCGAGGAATTCGTCATTCTTCTGAAGGGCTCGAACGTCCAGGGCGCCGTCTCGGTCGCCGAGCGCCTGAGAAAGGCGGTGGAGGCGGCTCCCGTCGTCTTCGAGGGGCGGACGATCGGCGTCACGGTGAGCGTGGGAATCGCCGTACTCGCCGGGCAGAACTTCGCGGACTGGTCGAATATGCTCAAGTGTGCGGACGAACTCCTCTACCAATCCAAGAGATCCGGCCGAAACCGCGTGAGTTTCGTGAATTAAGAACGAGATTTCTTGCTTCTCCCCCGTTGACGCGCTACGGCTTGCGCCCCTTGCCAGGGGTGGCGCGATTTGCCGCCGTTTGATAAAATGAATGGAGATCATGAAAATCAATGACGCAGGACGGAAACTCGACTGGACCAACATCCTCTTTCTCTTCCTTTCCCCCGTGGTCGCGGTCGGAGGCACCCTCTGGTACGCGCTCCACTTCGGCGTTCAATGGCCGGATCTCGCGATTTTCTTCGTCTTTTACGTCCTGACGGCGGGCATGGGGATCTCGGCCGGTTATCACCGTCATTTCGCGCACCGGAGCTACGAGTGCCATTGGGCGCTCGAACTCTTCTACCTCGTCTGCGGGGCGGCCTCCCTTCAGAACTCGGCGCTCCGGTGGTCACGCGACCATCGCGTCCATCATCAACACATCGATCAGGACGAGGACCCGTACAACATCCAAAAAGGCGTCTTTCACGCCCACATGGGTTGGATCTTTTTTAAGAGCCCCAAGGACGACGATTTCAGCAACGTCCCTGACCTGACCCGGAACAGGCTCGTCGTCTGGCAGGACCGCTACTATCTGCCCATCGCCATCGCCTTCGGATTCGTACTGCCGACCCTGATCGGGTGGGCCTTCGGCCGTCCCCTGGCGGGGCTTCTTTGGGGAGGCTTCGTCAGGGTGGTGGTCGTCCATCACCTGACGTTCTTCATCAATTCATTGGCGCACAAGGTCGGCAAACGCCCTTTCACCGAGGCCTTTTCGGCGCGTGATTCGTGGTGGCTCGCCTTCCTCACCTACGGCGAGGGGTATCATAATTTTCACCACCGTTTCGCCTCGGACTACCGGAACGGCTACCGCTGGTATCATTGGGACCCGACCAAGTGGTGGGTCACTCTCATGAGTTGGGCCGGCGTGGTGGGACGTGTCACTCGATACCGGAAGGAAATGCTCCTGAAGGCGCGCATCGAGACCGAGTTCGAGCGCGTGCGCCGTCGCATGGCGGCGTCCCCGACCCGCTTTCAAGACCGGCTCGAAAAAAGGCTGCAGATCGCGCGAAGCGCCGTGGAGGCCGCCGCCGCCCGCTGGGAAAAGGCCAAGATTCGGTATCAAGAAATGGCCGCCGAAGGTTCTCAGAGGGCCCGGGAGCTGTGGAAACTCAAGATTCGGGAGTACCGGTTTCAACTCGAGGCCTCCCAGGCCAAATGGGCCGTGCTCATCCTGGTGATCGAACGCCTCTCCCATCACCGGCCGGGTTAAAAAAATTTCCCCCATTTCCGGATTCTTCGGGTAAGGTAAAGGCCTCACTCGGGTTCACACCGCTTCTTCAATCAGGTAGAAAGCAAAGAAAACCCAAACATAACGGAAGGATAGAAGGCATTGATCATGACCACCGCATCGCACGAAACGACGTTTGACACGCTCAAACTCCACCCCAACCTGCTGAAAGGCATCCACCACATGGGCTTTTTGAAGCCGACGCCCATCCAGGCCCAGGCGATCCCCGCCATTCTGGAGGGCCGCGACGTCATCGGGCTCGCCCAGACGGGCACCGGCAAGACGGCCGCCTTCGTCCTGCCCATCCTCCACAAGCTGCTTCAGGTCCCGGGGCGGAAGGCCCCCCGCGCCCTCATCATCGCGCCGACACGGGAACTGGCCCTGCAATCGATGGAACACTTGAAGTCCCTTTCTCGTTTTGTCCACCTCAAGGGCACGGCCATCTTCGGCGGCGTCTCGTTCCAGCCCCAGATCTCCGCGATTCAAAACGGCCTGGACGTGCTCTCGGCCACGCCGGGGCGCCTGCTGGACCACGTCGAGGCGGGCCGGCTCAAACTCTCCGAGGTGGAGATGTTCGTTTTGGACGAGGTGGATCAGATGCTGGACATGGGATTCCTCCCGGCGATCCAGAAGATCCTCAGGCTCTTGCCGCCCAAGAGACAAAACCTCGTCTTTTCCGCGACGCTCTCCGCGGAGATGTCGGCTCTGGCGCACAAGATCCTCGCCAACCCGGTCACGGTCCAGGTCGGGCAGCGTTCGTCGGTCGCGGCCGGGATCCGGCACGCGGTCTATCCCGTCCCGAGGCACCTGAAGACCGAACTCTTGGTGGAAATCCTGCGCGGCCAGGGCATGACGTCCGTCCTCATCTTCACGCGCACCAAGCGGAACGCGGACCGTCTGGGCCACAAACTTGAGAAAAAGGGCTTTACCGTCTCCGTCATTCACGGCGACCGCAACCAAAACCAGCGCCTGCGGGCCTTGGACGAGTTCCGCCGGGGAAGAAGCCAGATCATGGTGGCCACCGACGTCGCCGCGCGCGGCATCGACGTCGACGACATCTCGCACGTCGTCAACCTGGACGTCCCGGAGACGCCGGAAACCTACGTCCACCGGATCGGCCGAACCGCCCGAGGGGACGCCACCGGCGACGCGTTCACGTTGGTGGACCGCGACGAGGAACCTCTCATCCGGGACATCGAGAGAATCCTGAAACATGCGCTCCCGCGCGTGACCCTGCCTGACTTTGATTACAAGAAGCCGAAGGAGGAAGGACCTGCGCATCACGCCCCCCAACGCGGCCATCGACCCCCGCAGGGTAGGCCCGGGGGCCGTTTCGGCGGCCATTTCCACCGGCCGGGAAACCGAAGGTAGGTCAGTAAGACACCTGACAGTAGCTGGGGACCCAGCTCTTGGCGAGAAGATCGGGTGAGACGCCGTTGTAGTCGAAGGCCAGCCCGTCTTCGACCATCCGGTCGACGTCGAAGAGCAGCTTCGATTCCGGGATGTCGTTGAAGAACACCCGATAGAGCGGCTTGACCAACCATTTGGCCACGCGGATGCCGAGAGGCCCGATAAAATTCCGCCTCTGGCCGATATGCGCCAGCTCGTCGACCATGATTTCGTGGAGCAAGGCGCGGATGCGGTCGCGGGCCTCGGGCTCGTCGGCGAAGACCTCGTCCAGAAGGCGGTCCACGTGCTGGTAGAAGGTGATGCCCATGAGCTCCGTCACGAAGGCCGGGGCGGCCATGAGGGATTCCGGCAGGTGGGGAAAGATGCGGTAGATCCTCTGCATCCATTTGCCGGGCGGCACCCACTCCACTTCGTCCAGCTGCATCGTGCGGAACATCTCGTGAAAGAGGCGGACGTGGCAGAACTCCTCGCAGAGATGGTATCGGCTGATCTTGTCGGTCGTCGTTTTCGACTCCGCCAGGGAAGGGATGGCGTCCCAGGCCCCCGAAATTCCCACCCACTCGTGCCGCGCGAACTTGTAAATGCAGGTCAGGAGGAGCGTCTTGCGGTCGAGGGTCTTCGGGTCATCCTGCATGTGGACGTAATTCCGGTAGAAAACCTCCGGACGGTCCAACGGGCGCCGGGACCGGACGGGATTTTCCCGGTAGCTTCGGATCAGGTCCTTCTTCTTGAGCAGGTCCCGCTCGCTCTCCACGATGTCGCCGTCGTGGGCCTGCGTGTAGCTCCAGTAATTTTCAAAGTTCCTTTTCCGCTCTTCCGCGGTGCTGGGGGTGAAAATCGAGAGATAGTTTCTTGTCATCAAAAGATGATGGCAGGATGCCGCCCGCAAATACAGGGAAATTAGGGTCTGGAACCCATTTTCGTTGCCGCGGTGTGGCGAACCGGGCCGGTGCGGTAGCTGCCGAAGACCCAATCCCAGAGGGGCGTGGTGACGCCGAACTGTTCGGCTTCATGGCGAAAATGGTGTTGGAGGTGATAACGTCTCAGGTACTTCATTGCCCTCGAACGGGGATGGAAGCGGTGCGCCATGAAATGCACCCATTCGTAGAAGAGGTAGCCGACGAAGACGCCGTCCATGAGGAGGGCCGCCGTGGCAAGATTCCAGGAGAGGAGCGCGAAAACGAGATACACCACGGTCCCGAAGCCGAGGCTCGCAACGGGCGGGGCCACGATCAGGTCCGCGGTGTCGGCGCTCGCATGATGCGCCATGTGGAGCCCGGAGGCCAGCGTGCGCCACGGCTCCTTCACGTCGGTCCAGTGAAAGATGAAACGGTGGAGGCCGTACTCGATCAGGGTCCAGGCGAAGACGCCG from bacterium includes:
- a CDS encoding fatty acid desaturase — its product is MKINDAGRKLDWTNILFLFLSPVVAVGGTLWYALHFGVQWPDLAIFFVFYVLTAGMGISAGYHRHFAHRSYECHWALELFYLVCGAASLQNSALRWSRDHRVHHQHIDQDEDPYNIQKGVFHAHMGWIFFKSPKDDDFSNVPDLTRNRLVVWQDRYYLPIAIAFGFVLPTLIGWAFGRPLAGLLWGGFVRVVVVHHLTFFINSLAHKVGKRPFTEAFSARDSWWLAFLTYGEGYHNFHHRFASDYRNGYRWYHWDPTKWWVTLMSWAGVVGRVTRYRKEMLLKARIETEFERVRRRMAASPTRFQDRLEKRLQIARSAVEAAAARWEKAKIRYQEMAAEGSQRARELWKLKIREYRFQLEASQAKWAVLILVIERLSHHRPG
- a CDS encoding GGDEF domain-containing protein; protein product: MPADESNPEHTVITRVDDLSLPDEKYAHLVFLAGPQMGQMHLLKEGRVVLGRSADADIPIADLGISRRHCQIDYSDGVTVIKDLGSTNGTFVNGHRIQERQLGDGDKVQLSTSTIFKYTYQGRAENVFHQEIYKMATTDALTGAYNKRYFEERVREEFSFALRNNVPLSLVLFDLDHFKRVNDEHGHPAGDHVLKHVGGIARSIVRQEDILARYGGEEFVILLKGSNVQGAVSVAERLRKAVEAAPVVFEGRTIGVTVSVGIAVLAGQNFADWSNMLKCADELLYQSKRSGRNRVSFVN
- a CDS encoding sterol desaturase family protein codes for the protein MVTSSLVRRFRNPWMAMALYVPLGVLIAYLSLWAHPRSFIDAVGLVAIGVFAWTLIEYGLHRFIFHWTDVKEPWRTLASGLHMAHHASADTADLIVAPPVASLGFGTVVYLVFALLSWNLATAALLMDGVFVGYLFYEWVHFMAHRFHPRSRAMKYLRRYHLQHHFRHEAEQFGVTTPLWDWVFGSYRTGPVRHTAATKMGSRP
- a CDS encoding DEAD/DEAH box helicase, with the protein product MTTASHETTFDTLKLHPNLLKGIHHMGFLKPTPIQAQAIPAILEGRDVIGLAQTGTGKTAAFVLPILHKLLQVPGRKAPRALIIAPTRELALQSMEHLKSLSRFVHLKGTAIFGGVSFQPQISAIQNGLDVLSATPGRLLDHVEAGRLKLSEVEMFVLDEVDQMLDMGFLPAIQKILRLLPPKRQNLVFSATLSAEMSALAHKILANPVTVQVGQRSSVAAGIRHAVYPVPRHLKTELLVEILRGQGMTSVLIFTRTKRNADRLGHKLEKKGFTVSVIHGDRNQNQRLRALDEFRRGRSQIMVATDVAARGIDVDDISHVVNLDVPETPETYVHRIGRTARGDATGDAFTLVDRDEEPLIRDIERILKHALPRVTLPDFDYKKPKEEGPAHHAPQRGHRPPQGRPGGRFGGHFHRPGNRR